The sequence below is a genomic window from Phycisphaerales bacterium AB-hyl4.
CGACGGTCGGCCCACCACCACCAACCCAGCCCCGCCACCAGCGGCAAGCCCAGGATCGCCAGGTAGTAGATGACTCGTATGCTTTCCATAACCTCACACTATACGCGAGCAACCGCCGCAACGGACGCTTTATTCCGCGTCACCCCGCCGATCGCCGATCACCGAATCAACGACGTCGCCGTCATCGCCATCGGCTGCTCCAGCCCCATCATCGCAAGACAGGTCGGCAGCACGTCCGCCAACTTGCCCCCATCATGCAGCGCGGGCGACGCCTTCTCCGGATCGCCCGTCGCCTCGGCCTTGCGATCCGGGTCCACGATGATGCACTCGACCGGAAACAACGTATGAGCCGTGTGCGCCGCGCCGGTGTCCGGGTCGAACATCTGCTCCGCGTTGCCGTGGTCAGCCGTGACGATAAGCTTCCCGCCGCGCTTCAAAGCCGCTTCGACAATCTTGCCCACGCACGCGTCCACCGACTCCACCGCTGCGATCGCGGCGTCCAGCTTGCCGGTGTGCCCCACCATGTCGCCGTTGGCGAAGTTCACCAGGATGAAGTCTTCACAATCCTCCGCCGCGATGCGATTGAGCACGATCTGCGTAATCTGCGGCGCGCTCATCTCCGGCTGCAGGTCATACGTCGCCACCTTCGGCGATTGCGCCATCTCCCAACGCTCACCCTCAAACGGCTCGTCCCGATAGTCATTAAAGAAAAACGTCACGTGCGGAAACTTCTCCGTCTCCGCGCAACGAAACTGCGTCAGCCCCTTCGCACTCAAATACTCGCCCGCAATGTCCGTCATCTTCGGCGGCTTGGGAAACGCCACCGCAAGCCCCGGGAACGCGGCAAACCCTGCCTCATACGCCGTCAAACAGACATAGCGCAAATCACGCTGATCCCCGCGGTCAAAGCCCTTCTCGCCGCTGTCCGGGCTCGGCGGAACGTTGCCATAGAAGTCAGGCTGCATGAACGCACGCGTGATCTCGCGCGGGCGGTCGCCGCGATAGTTGTAGAAGATCACACTATCGCCATCTTTGATGCGCGTATCAGCCGCATCGTTGGTCGGCGAAACCGTGCGCGGCGTAATAAACTCATCGCCGTTCTGCGAGTCGTTCGTCGGATGGTCGTAATAGTCCTGAACCGCAGCGCCCGCCGACGCATGATTCTCCGCCGGGCCGCGCCCGGTGAGCAGATCGTACGCCTGCTTCACGCGCTCCCAACGGTTGTCGCGGTCCATCGCGTAGTACCGGCCGACGATCGAAGCAATCGCTCCAACGCCCAATTCCTTGCACTTCGCTTCAATCCGCTCGATAAACCCCTTGCCCGAATACGGCCCCGTATCGCGCCCGTCGGTAAACAGATGCAACGCCACCTTCGTCTGCCCGCGCTGCTTGCACAGCTCGATGCACGCATACAGATGATCCAGCAATCCGTGCACGCCCGCGTCCGACGCGATGCCCAGCAGGTGCACCGTCTTGCCGTTCGCCTTCGCACGATCCACCGCTTCGACCAGCGCTTCGTTGTTGAAAAACGCGCCTTCGCGGATCGCCTTCGTAATGCGCACCGACTCCTGGTCCACCACCCGCCCGGCCCCGAGGTTCTGATGCCCCACCTCGGAGTTGCCCATCGTGCTTTCAGGCAACCCCACGTCTTCACCGCTGGTGTGAATCAACGTCCACGGATAATCGCGCAGCAGCGCATCGCCCACCGGCGTCTTCGCCAGCTTCACTGCGTTGAACTTGTCATGGGCCGCGTTCGGATTCCGCCCCCACCCATCGCGAACGATCAACACCATCGGTTTCGGACGATCTGCCATGCCAAATACCTTCTCTTTTTCATGCAACAATCGGTCAAGAATAACCCGAAACTCACGGATTCAATCCGCCAGTTCCCGCTTCCCCCGCGGAATGGATCATTGTATACGAACAGCCCTACGGGGCAGGGCGTTCCGACACAGGCTCGCCCTTGACGGTCAGGCGGGCGGGGTGAGCGAACCACGCGTTGTTGGTTTTGCCGGTGTATTGCTTTTCGAGCAGCTCTGTAACATCCTGCATGTTGCCGTCCGCGGGAACCCACGCAGGCGAATGGGGCGTGCCTTCCACGTCGGGGAAATCGATCTTGCAGTTCTCGCATTTCTTGCTGCTGTCGAATCGGATCGGGCACCAGAATGATTCGACATTGCGAAGCATTTCCGAGCCGAGCGACCAGACGCCGGTCATCCAGTCGCAGTAGAGACACCAGATCAGGTCGTGTCCGACGAGGCCCTGGAACTTGTGTCGTGAGACATTAACCCAGTCCCCCGTGCGGTACCTGGGCAGGCCGACGAGCCAGGTGATCGGCGGGTAGACGATGATTTGTGTGACGCGGACGATCCAGAACAGCGGGACAGCAATCCCGGTGATCCAGACCGCGGTGTGGTTTCGCCATCGGCCGACGATGCGGTTGAGCGTTTTGACGATGCGCGGCCCCTTGCGAGCGGCGGGGTTGGCGAGTTCGTGAAGAAAGACCCATGTTTGCAGGCCGACGATCTGCCCCACCACCGCCGCGAGCAGCCCCAGCCAGCCCGCGACGATCGCCCCCCCGAGCGGCGGGCCGATGAGGAAGTAGGTGATGGCGATGTCCAGCGCCGGCGCACGACAAAAAGCAGCGGACACGCGACGCCCCACACCGCCAAGCCGCGGCAACAAATGCAACACACCCGCCCCCGCAAGCATGGCGACGACGGAAGCAAGCACGATATAGAGAAAAGTCATCATGCCCCCAGCATACGGGCAAATTCGCCCTGCGCCGTCATTGGCCTCACAGGAATTGCCAGTTTCGGCTGACTGGGCGCCATAGGCTGACTTGACGCCATGGGCGTGCTATATTGAACAGCCACACATTCAACGTCACCTGGAGGCGATGACATTGACCACCCACGCTGCTGCAATCCGCCTGCACCCTGTGATCCGCACCAGACTGTTCCTCACGGTTGCCGCGGTGATGCTGGCCCTGCTTTCAAATCCAGCCGGGCTGCTTGCGGACGATTTGTCCATCGTTTATCGCGGCACGTTCGACCTGCCGGGCTCGACCACCGATCAGCACGGCAACGTGTTCGACATCGACGGACTCAGCGGCATCACCTGGACAGGCGGCAACAACTACTGGGCCGTCATGGACAACTCCGACAAGCTCGTCCAGCTTCAGGTGGACCTGAGCGCCAACGGCTCGATCGCCTCGGCCAGCGTGGCCGGCGGCCTCACCCTCGCCCACAGCCGTGACCACGAAGGCATCGCCTACACCAACCCGCAACGCAACAGCGTGTTCATCTCCGATGAAAACAGGCCGATGCCCGGCGTCCGCGAATACAGCCTTGCCAACGGAGCGCTGATGCAAACCGTCAGCATCCCCAGCGTCTTCAGCAACATCCGCAGCAACTACGGCTTCGAATCACTCACCCGCCAACCCAACGGGCAGGTCATGTGGACCGCCAACGAAGAAGCACTCACCGTCGACGGCTCACTGTCCAGCACAAGCGCTGGCAGCGTCGTCCGACTTCAACAATTCGACGTCGACGGCAACAACGTCGCCGCCGGCCCGCAATACGCCTACATCACCAACCCCGTCCACCGCAGCACCAACGACGACCCCACACAGACCGGCGCCCGCAGCCGAAGCGGGCTGGTCGAGCTGGTCGCTATGCACGACGGCCGACTCCTCGCCCTCGAACGTTCCTTCGCGCAGGCGGGTATCTTCAACCTCAGCTCCGCCTACCGCAACAGTATCTTCCTGATCGACCTCAACGACGCCACCGACGTCTCCGACATGGCTGGTCTCATCGGGCAGAACTACACCCCGGCAAGCAAGTCCCTGCTCTGGTCCGCCACCCGCGCCATCGACCCCATCGCCCCCATCGACCCCATCGGCAACCTCGAAGGGCTCACCCTCGGACCCCAACTGCCCAACGGCAACTGGTCGCTGCTGGGCATCGTCGACTGGTCCGACCCGATCGATCTGATCAGCGCCAATCGACTGGTGGCGTTTGAACTGATCGGCGTCATCCCCGAACCCGGCACAGCCGCCACGTTGCTTACCCTCGCCGGCTTCACCCTGCTGCGCCGCCGACGCCATACCGCTTGTCCATCATAAAAGCTGTGAGAACACTGCACCGTGTTGCGTCGCATGTCGACGAATGTAGTTCACCGCAGCAAGTTGATGCCCACGATTCCGGATCGGTTCAACCTTCGGCCGACGCGCCCACAGCCCCGCGGGCACATCGCAAAAGTGCCCCCGCTGCTTCAGTTCATGCGTCACCCATGATCGCGCGAGGCCTAGAATCCGACGCGGCACCGGATCGTGATCATACGCCGAAAGCCCACGCGTTGAATGCCCACCTGTTGAACGTCCACGCGCCGAAAGCCCACGCCCGCCGGGGCGTGGGCCCCCGCCCCCGCGGGGCGGGGCTTTCGGCGTGTGCGCGCCTTTTGAATCAGACACGTTTTTCCGCGCATGCGTGAGCTTGATACCCAGGTTTTCCAGATGTTCATACGGGTCCATCCCCACGGGCACGAACCGCGCCAGCAGGTGATAGTGAATCCCGCCCACACTTAACTCCACCACCTCGGCCTTGTAATCGTCGCGCAGCGTATCCGCGAACAGTCGGCAGACCGCCGGGCGAAGTTCCGCCGGGAAATACACCGTCGGCCGCTTGAGCAGTTGCTTCGATCGCTCGAACAGATCGTCGTAGATGCCCGGCGGGGGCGGAAACTTGTAGTCCCCTTCCACATGCTCGCGATGATGCCGCGTCCGAAACCCCCGCGGATCCCCCGGCAGCCACGTGCCGTACGTGTTCCCCATGCAGTGATACCAGTTGTTCCACGGTGCGGGCATGAAGTAATGATCCCCCTCCCCTTCACAAGCGTCACAAAAGCAACCCCCCACCGCCCAACGTCTGCCCTTGTTACACCCGTCCGAGAAAATCCCGCTTTCCGCACTGCCACCCGCATCACCCCACCCGCGACCCCGCTTGCGCGTAGGCGCAAGCGTCTAATGACTACTCATAAGCCTCTAAAACCTACTCATAAGCCCCTTGTGAGTAGGCGTAAGGCTCTAAAATCTACTCATAAGCCTCTTGTGAGTGGGCGCAAGCGTCTAAAGACTACTCATAAGCCTCTAAAACCTACTCATAAGCACCTTGCGC
It includes:
- the gpmI gene encoding 2,3-bisphosphoglycerate-independent phosphoglycerate mutase yields the protein MADRPKPMVLIVRDGWGRNPNAAHDKFNAVKLAKTPVGDALLRDYPWTLIHTSGEDVGLPESTMGNSEVGHQNLGAGRVVDQESVRITKAIREGAFFNNEALVEAVDRAKANGKTVHLLGIASDAGVHGLLDHLYACIELCKQRGQTKVALHLFTDGRDTGPYSGKGFIERIEAKCKELGVGAIASIVGRYYAMDRDNRWERVKQAYDLLTGRGPAENHASAGAAVQDYYDHPTNDSQNGDEFITPRTVSPTNDAADTRIKDGDSVIFYNYRGDRPREITRAFMQPDFYGNVPPSPDSGEKGFDRGDQRDLRYVCLTAYEAGFAAFPGLAVAFPKPPKMTDIAGEYLSAKGLTQFRCAETEKFPHVTFFFNDYRDEPFEGERWEMAQSPKVATYDLQPEMSAPQITQIVLNRIAAEDCEDFILVNFANGDMVGHTGKLDAAIAAVESVDACVGKIVEAALKRGGKLIVTADHGNAEQMFDPDTGAAHTAHTLFPVECIIVDPDRKAEATGDPEKASPALHDGGKLADVLPTCLAMMGLEQPMAMTATSLIR
- a CDS encoding esterase-like activity of phytase family protein; the protein is MTLTTHAAAIRLHPVIRTRLFLTVAAVMLALLSNPAGLLADDLSIVYRGTFDLPGSTTDQHGNVFDIDGLSGITWTGGNNYWAVMDNSDKLVQLQVDLSANGSIASASVAGGLTLAHSRDHEGIAYTNPQRNSVFISDENRPMPGVREYSLANGALMQTVSIPSVFSNIRSNYGFESLTRQPNGQVMWTANEEALTVDGSLSSTSAGSVVRLQQFDVDGNNVAAGPQYAYITNPVHRSTNDDPTQTGARSRSGLVELVAMHDGRLLALERSFAQAGIFNLSSAYRNSIFLIDLNDATDVSDMAGLIGQNYTPASKSLLWSATRAIDPIAPIDPIGNLEGLTLGPQLPNGNWSLLGIVDWSDPIDLISANRLVAFELIGVIPEPGTAATLLTLAGFTLLRRRRHTACPS